A single Triticum dicoccoides isolate Atlit2015 ecotype Zavitan chromosome 2A, WEW_v2.0, whole genome shotgun sequence DNA region contains:
- the LOC119356637 gene encoding organic cation/carnitine transporter 4-like, whose amino-acid sequence MSTTEALLPASGSGGGERLSIDDALALHAGEFGRWQLWHFLLVTAAWALEAMHTMVMIFADREPAMWCPAGDGRCGDRCAGAAAGWEWEHGSGSSTVAEWGLVCGERYKVGLVQAVFFAGCMIGAGVFGHLSDSFMGRKGTLHVVCFLNAIFGLLTALSPNYWVYMALRLLTGFSAGSVCLCAFVLATEPIGPSYRGVTGMSTCYFFSGGIAALAGIAAMCQSSWRLLYVVTSMPSLVFALAVMPFVSESPRWYLVRRRTDDAMRILRNIASSNGRSIPDGVTLKLDDEDDLNKKVEESSSTILDVFRSRATRGRLVLSVIISFLCSAVYFGLSLNVVNLKLNLYISVVANCLAEMPGFLLTTVLLQRFGRKPLAIGSMILSGIFCTSASLIAGVGALRVVRMACGMVGIFGMAATYSLLVVYTAELFPTAVRTAAMGCTAQASQMGAILAPLVVVLGEQVPFAVFGVFGIIGGLLVICLPETMNKPLYDTMFGLEKGERAPTSEAEVISGNSEI is encoded by the exons ATGTCGACCACGGAGGCGCTCCTCCCCGcctccggcagcggcggcggcgagcgcctgAGCATCGACGACGCGCTGGCGCTCCACGCGGGGGAGTTCGGGCGGTGGCAGCTATGGCACTTCCTGCTGGTGACGGCGGCGTGGGCGCTGGAGGCGATGCACACCATGGTGATGATCTTCGCCGACCGCGAGCCGGCCATGTGGTGCCCCGCGGGGGACGGGCGGTGCGGCGACCGCTGCGCCGGCGCCGCGGCCGGGTGGGAGTGGGAGCACGGGAGCGGCTCGTCGACGGTGGCCGAGTGGGGCCTCGTCTGCGGCGAGCGCTACAAGGTCGGCCTCGTCCAGGCCGTCTTCTTCGCCGGCTGCATGATCG GCGCCGGCGTTTTTGGTCATCTGTCAGACTCTTTTATGGGTCGGAAGGGGACCCTACACGTGGTGTGCTTCCTCAATGCCATCTTCGGCCTCCTCACCGCTCTCTCCCCGAATTATTGGGTCTACATGGCATTGCGCCTTCTCACAGGATTTAGCGCTGGAAGCGTTTGCCTTTGTGCCTTCGTCCTCGCCACGGAGCCGATAGGCCCATCCTATCGTGGGGTCACCGGCATGTCGACTTGCTACTTCTTCTCCGGAGGCATCGCAGCCCTTGCCGGCATAGCCGCAATGTGCCAGTCATCCTGGCGCTTGCTCTACGTCGTCACTTCCATGCCATCACTTGTCTTCGCGCTCGCCGTCATGCCGTTCGTATCTGAGTCCCCGCGTTGGTACCTCGTGCGGCGGCGCACCGACGACGCGATGCGGATTCTACGAAACATTGCATCTAGTAATGGCAGAAGCATCCCGGATGGTGTCACGCTCAAgctcgatgatgaagatgacctaaaCAAGAAGGtcgaggagtcgtcgtcgacgatcTTGGATGTGTTCCGATCGCGGGCAACGCGGGGCAGGCTCGTGCTCTCGGTGATCATCAGCTTCCTTTGCTCCGCAGTGTACTTTGGGCTGAGCCTCAACGTGGTCAACCTAAAGCTTAACCTTTACATCAGCGTGGTTGCTAACTGTCTCGCTGAGATGCCCGGGTTCCTGCTTACTACAGTGCTCCTCCAACGTTTTGGCCGCAAACCACTCGCTATTGGCTCGATGATTCTCAGCGGCATTTTCTGCACATCTGCCAGTCTTATTGCCGGTGTCGGTGCCTTGAG GGTGGTGAGGATGGCATGCGGGATGGTAGGAATCTTTGGAATGGCAGCGACATACAGCCTGTTGGTCGTATACACTGCAGAGTTGTTCCCAACAGCAGTACGTACCGCGGCGATGGGATGTACAGCACAGGCGTCGCAGATGGGCGCCATACTGGCGCCCTTGGTGGTGGTGCTTGGGGAGCAAGTGCCATTCGCGGTGTTCGGCGTGTTTGGCATCATTGGTGGGCTGCTTGTGATCTGCCTCCCAGAGACTATGAACAAGCCCTTGTACGACACCATGTTCGGGCTGGAGAAAGGG